The genomic segment GGGGAAGGGGCTCGGATCGTTTTGCTGGCGGCGGGGCTCGCCTTTGCCGATGCGGACCGGCGGAACAACTTTGCCTATGTGGATCTGGAAGAGGACCTTAACGTTCCCAGTCTGGAAGAAGCGGCCCGGACCTTTGGTACCCGGATTATCCGGTCCTACCATAATTTCCAGGGGGTGGACGAAAATTTGCCGGAAAAAATCCGGGCATTACGGCGTCATGGGGATGAGATTGCAAAGGTGGCGGTGATGCCCCAAAACCTCCAGGATGTGGCCCGGATTTTTGTAGCTGCCGAAGAAACTCAGGATGTGGAAAAAATTCTCTTGGGAATGGGACCCCACGGGGTTTGTACCCGTATCCTGGCAGAAAAAATGGGCTCCTACCTTACCTTTGCTTCCCCCCGCCTTGATCCCACTCTGCCTATTGCGGGACCTGGTCAGTTAGACCCTAAACAGCTAGTGAACCTGTATCGATTCCGGGATATCACGAAGACCACGAAGGTATACGGAATCGTAGGATATCCGCTTACTGCCACTTCGAGTCCGGAAATTCATAATCGGGGATTTAAGAACATTAAGTTTGATGGGGTGTATATTCCCTTTCCGGCGGATACACTGGCCTCTTTTTTAGAACTGGCGGAGGTGCTGCAGATAGAGGGGGCCTCGGTAACGGTTCCGTATAAAGAGGCTATCCTTGCTCGACTTGTGGGAGCCTCGCCGGAGGTCCAAAAAATCGGTTCCTGTAACACCATCCTCAGAACACCCCGGGGCTGGTTTGGGTACAATACGGATGCCCGGGGCTTTTCGGATTCCCTTTTAACGTTTATCGGGAAAAAAGACCTTAAATGGAAGCGATGCACCATTGTCGGCGCCGGCGGTGTGGCCCGGGCGGTGGCCTACGAGATTCATCGGTTAGGGGGACGGGCCTGCGTGGTCAATCGAACGGTGCCTAAGGCAAAAGAACTGGCCGAACCCTTCGGTTTTGCCTGG from the Treponema sp. J25 genome contains:
- a CDS encoding type I 3-dehydroquinate dehydratase — its product is MAKVCICLTGKTIAQNLEILEAYRPYIDVAELRVDCLEPDERFFIRRFPSLAGVPTILTVRRKIDGGFFTEGEGARIVLLAAGLAFADADRRNNFAYVDLEEDLNVPSLEEAARTFGTRIIRSYHNFQGVDENLPEKIRALRRHGDEIAKVAVMPQNLQDVARIFVAAEETQDVEKILLGMGPHGVCTRILAEKMGSYLTFASPRLDPTLPIAGPGQLDPKQLVNLYRFRDITKTTKVYGIVGYPLTATSSPEIHNRGFKNIKFDGVYIPFPADTLASFLELAEVLQIEGASVTVPYKEAILARLVGASPEVQKIGSCNTILRTPRGWFGYNTDARGFSDSLLTFIGKKDLKWKRCTIVGAGGVARAVAYEIHRLGGRACVVNRTVPKAKELAEPFGFAWGGLDSRGMELVEKYRDIIIQTTSVGMEGPDVDKDPLEQYRFTGKEMVMDLIYKPEITRLLERASRAGCRVLNGYDMLYRQAKLQFKLFTGQEYPE